From one Takifugu rubripes chromosome 14, fTakRub1.2, whole genome shotgun sequence genomic stretch:
- the cstf2 gene encoding cleavage stimulation factor subunit 2 isoform X1, with protein sequence MASVSGVAAAAAAAAAAANRDPAVDRSLRSVFVGNIPYEATEEQLKDIFSEVGLVVSFRLVYDRETGKPKGYGFCEYQDQETALSAMRNLNGREFSGRALRVDNAASEKNKEELKSLGTGSPIIESPYGDTVQPHEAPESISRAVASLPPEQMFELMKQMKLCVQNSPQEARNMLLQNPQLAYALLQAQVVMRIVDPEIALKMLHRQTSVQPLISSGPAGGAPPVNPPPAQANVPPSQSQPLPGMHINGAPQMMQSANMGVVPGAMPVQGPGQGPVPVGQGPVPVGPPGNLQHSPTGASGQAAIERPQGPGGIPPRGLLGDGPNDPRGGTLLSVTGEVIDPNRPYMGAPPQHQAPVHMSQMAGGPPPDMRGPPMDMRGPPMADQRTMMGDPRGPMMMESRGPPMETRGRDPRAMDTRGPVTAQRVPMAAGMPGAIPHGMGPNAPPAARPEAMSESQFYLTGPGIPSVPSSGGGFSPGQSQVSSQDQEKAALIMQVLQLTPEQIAMLPPEQRQSILILKEQIQKTAGAP encoded by the exons ATGGCGAGTGTGTCtggtgtcgctgctgctgcagccgcggctgctgcagccgctAATAGAGACCCAGCCGTTGATCGTTCGCTAAGATCAGTGTTTG TCGGGAATATTCCATATGAAGCCACAGAAGAACAATTGAAAGACATCTTTTCCGAAGTCGGACTTGTTGTCAGCTTCAG GTTGGTATATGACAGAGAGACTGGAAAGCCAAAAGGATATGGCTTCTGTGAATATCAAGACCAGGAGACAGCATTAAGTGCCATGCGAAACCTGAATGGGAGGGAGTTTAGTGGTCGAGCCCTCCGTGTTGACAATGCTGCAagtgagaaaaacaaagaagaactgAAAA GTTTGGGAACTGGAAGCCCTATTATAGAGTCTCCTTATGGTGATACTGTTCAGCCACATGAAGCCCCAGAGTCCATCAGTAGAGCTGTGGCCAGTTTGCCGCCTGAGCAGATGTTTGAACTTATGAAACAGATGAAG CTCTGTGTGCAGAACAGCCCACAAGAGGCGAGAAACATGCTTCTGCAGAACCCTCAGCTGGCCTATGCTCTGCTACAGGCCCAGGTGGTCATGCGAATTGTGGACCCAGAGATCGCCCTG AAAATGCTCCACCGTCAAACTTCGGTCCAGCCTCTGATTTCCAGTGGGCCTGCAGGAGGAGCCCCACCTGTCAATCCACCACCTGCACAGGCCAATGTTCCTCCATCACAGTCACAACCTCTA CCTGGAATGCACATCAACGGGGCTCCCCAAATGATGCAGTCAGCAAACATGGGCGTTGTCCCTGGAGCGATGCCTGTGCAAGGACCTGGTCAAGGACCGGTGCCAGTAGGACAAGGACCAGTACCAGTAGGGCCACCAG GAAACCTTCAGCATTCTCCCACAGGAGCGTCTGGGCAAGCTGCTATCGAGCGGCCTCAAG GACCTGGCGGGATCCCCCCGAGAGGCCTTCTGGGTGAtggtcccaatgatcccaggggAGGAACTCTGCTGTCAGTTACTGGAGAGGTCATTGACCCAAA CCGCCCGTACATGGGGGCCCCACCACAGCACCAGGCGCCTGTACATATGTCCCAAATGGCAGGTGGACCCCCACCAGATATGAGAGGACCTCCCATGGACATGAGAGGCCCACCCATGGCTGATCAGCGCACCATGATGGGTGACCCCAGAGGTCCCATGATGATGGAATCACGAGGACCCCCCATGGAAACCCGAG GTCGCGACCCGAGGGCAATGGATACTCGAGGTCCAGTGACGGCTCAGAGGGTTCCCATGGCTGCGGGAATGCCGGGTGCCATTCCTCACGGCATGGGTCCTAATGCCCCTCCAGCTGCAAGACCG gaaGCAATGAGTGAGAGTCAGTTCTACCTAACG GGCCCAGGGATTCCTTCTGTTCCTTCATCAGGAGGAGGCTTCAGTCCAGGCCAGAGCCAGGTTTCATCACAGGATCAGGAGAAG gcTGCTCTCATCATGCAGGTTCTGCAGCTGACCCCAGAACAGATCGCCATGTTGCCCCCGGAGCAGCGGCAGAGCATCCTCATCCTCAAAGAGCAGATTCAGAAGACGGCAGGAGCGCCGTGA
- the cstf2 gene encoding cleavage stimulation factor subunit 2 isoform X4: MASVSGVAAAAAAAAAAANRDPAVDRSLRSVFVGNIPYEATEEQLKDIFSEVGLVVSFRLVYDRETGKPKGYGFCEYQDQETALSAMRNLNGREFSGRALRVDNAASEKNKEELKSLGTGSPIIESPYGDTVQPHEAPESISRAVASLPPEQMFELMKQMKLCVQNSPQEARNMLLQNPQLAYALLQAQVVMRIVDPEIALKMLHRQTSVQPLISSGPAGGAPPVNPPPAQANVPPSQSQPLPGMHINGAPQMMQSANMGVVPGAMPVQGPGQGPVPVGQGPVPVGPPGPGGIPPRGLLGDGPNDPRGGTLLSVTGEVIDPNRPYMGAPPQHQAPVHMSQMAGGPPPDMRGPPMDMRGPPMADQRTMMGDPRGPMMMESRGPPMETRGRDPRAMDTRGPVTAQRVPMAAGMPGAIPHGMGPNAPPAARPGPGIPSVPSSGGGFSPGQSQVSSQDQEKAALIMQVLQLTPEQIAMLPPEQRQSILILKEQIQKTAGAP; the protein is encoded by the exons ATGGCGAGTGTGTCtggtgtcgctgctgctgcagccgcggctgctgcagccgctAATAGAGACCCAGCCGTTGATCGTTCGCTAAGATCAGTGTTTG TCGGGAATATTCCATATGAAGCCACAGAAGAACAATTGAAAGACATCTTTTCCGAAGTCGGACTTGTTGTCAGCTTCAG GTTGGTATATGACAGAGAGACTGGAAAGCCAAAAGGATATGGCTTCTGTGAATATCAAGACCAGGAGACAGCATTAAGTGCCATGCGAAACCTGAATGGGAGGGAGTTTAGTGGTCGAGCCCTCCGTGTTGACAATGCTGCAagtgagaaaaacaaagaagaactgAAAA GTTTGGGAACTGGAAGCCCTATTATAGAGTCTCCTTATGGTGATACTGTTCAGCCACATGAAGCCCCAGAGTCCATCAGTAGAGCTGTGGCCAGTTTGCCGCCTGAGCAGATGTTTGAACTTATGAAACAGATGAAG CTCTGTGTGCAGAACAGCCCACAAGAGGCGAGAAACATGCTTCTGCAGAACCCTCAGCTGGCCTATGCTCTGCTACAGGCCCAGGTGGTCATGCGAATTGTGGACCCAGAGATCGCCCTG AAAATGCTCCACCGTCAAACTTCGGTCCAGCCTCTGATTTCCAGTGGGCCTGCAGGAGGAGCCCCACCTGTCAATCCACCACCTGCACAGGCCAATGTTCCTCCATCACAGTCACAACCTCTA CCTGGAATGCACATCAACGGGGCTCCCCAAATGATGCAGTCAGCAAACATGGGCGTTGTCCCTGGAGCGATGCCTGTGCAAGGACCTGGTCAAGGACCGGTGCCAGTAGGACAAGGACCAGTACCAGTAGGGCCACCAG GACCTGGCGGGATCCCCCCGAGAGGCCTTCTGGGTGAtggtcccaatgatcccaggggAGGAACTCTGCTGTCAGTTACTGGAGAGGTCATTGACCCAAA CCGCCCGTACATGGGGGCCCCACCACAGCACCAGGCGCCTGTACATATGTCCCAAATGGCAGGTGGACCCCCACCAGATATGAGAGGACCTCCCATGGACATGAGAGGCCCACCCATGGCTGATCAGCGCACCATGATGGGTGACCCCAGAGGTCCCATGATGATGGAATCACGAGGACCCCCCATGGAAACCCGAG GTCGCGACCCGAGGGCAATGGATACTCGAGGTCCAGTGACGGCTCAGAGGGTTCCCATGGCTGCGGGAATGCCGGGTGCCATTCCTCACGGCATGGGTCCTAATGCCCCTCCAGCTGCAAGACCG GGCCCAGGGATTCCTTCTGTTCCTTCATCAGGAGGAGGCTTCAGTCCAGGCCAGAGCCAGGTTTCATCACAGGATCAGGAGAAG gcTGCTCTCATCATGCAGGTTCTGCAGCTGACCCCAGAACAGATCGCCATGTTGCCCCCGGAGCAGCGGCAGAGCATCCTCATCCTCAAAGAGCAGATTCAGAAGACGGCAGGAGCGCCGTGA
- the cstf2 gene encoding cleavage stimulation factor subunit 2 isoform X3 produces the protein MASVSGVAAAAAAAAAAANRDPAVDRSLRSVFVGNIPYEATEEQLKDIFSEVGLVVSFRLVYDRETGKPKGYGFCEYQDQETALSAMRNLNGREFSGRALRVDNAASEKNKEELKSLGTGSPIIESPYGDTVQPHEAPESISRAVASLPPEQMFELMKQMKLCVQNSPQEARNMLLQNPQLAYALLQAQVVMRIVDPEIALKMLHRQTSVQPLISSGPAGGAPPVNPPPAQANVPPSQSQPLPGMHINGAPQMMQSANMGVVPGAMPVQGPGQGPVPVGQGPVPVGPPGPGGIPPRGLLGDGPNDPRGGTLLSVTGEVIDPNRPYMGAPPQHQAPVHMSQMAGGPPPDMRGPPMDMRGPPMADQRTMMGDPRGPMMMESRGPPMETRGRDPRAMDTRGPVTAQRVPMAAGMPGAIPHGMGPNAPPAARPEAMSESQFYLTGPGIPSVPSSGGGFSPGQSQVSSQDQEKAALIMQVLQLTPEQIAMLPPEQRQSILILKEQIQKTAGAP, from the exons ATGGCGAGTGTGTCtggtgtcgctgctgctgcagccgcggctgctgcagccgctAATAGAGACCCAGCCGTTGATCGTTCGCTAAGATCAGTGTTTG TCGGGAATATTCCATATGAAGCCACAGAAGAACAATTGAAAGACATCTTTTCCGAAGTCGGACTTGTTGTCAGCTTCAG GTTGGTATATGACAGAGAGACTGGAAAGCCAAAAGGATATGGCTTCTGTGAATATCAAGACCAGGAGACAGCATTAAGTGCCATGCGAAACCTGAATGGGAGGGAGTTTAGTGGTCGAGCCCTCCGTGTTGACAATGCTGCAagtgagaaaaacaaagaagaactgAAAA GTTTGGGAACTGGAAGCCCTATTATAGAGTCTCCTTATGGTGATACTGTTCAGCCACATGAAGCCCCAGAGTCCATCAGTAGAGCTGTGGCCAGTTTGCCGCCTGAGCAGATGTTTGAACTTATGAAACAGATGAAG CTCTGTGTGCAGAACAGCCCACAAGAGGCGAGAAACATGCTTCTGCAGAACCCTCAGCTGGCCTATGCTCTGCTACAGGCCCAGGTGGTCATGCGAATTGTGGACCCAGAGATCGCCCTG AAAATGCTCCACCGTCAAACTTCGGTCCAGCCTCTGATTTCCAGTGGGCCTGCAGGAGGAGCCCCACCTGTCAATCCACCACCTGCACAGGCCAATGTTCCTCCATCACAGTCACAACCTCTA CCTGGAATGCACATCAACGGGGCTCCCCAAATGATGCAGTCAGCAAACATGGGCGTTGTCCCTGGAGCGATGCCTGTGCAAGGACCTGGTCAAGGACCGGTGCCAGTAGGACAAGGACCAGTACCAGTAGGGCCACCAG GACCTGGCGGGATCCCCCCGAGAGGCCTTCTGGGTGAtggtcccaatgatcccaggggAGGAACTCTGCTGTCAGTTACTGGAGAGGTCATTGACCCAAA CCGCCCGTACATGGGGGCCCCACCACAGCACCAGGCGCCTGTACATATGTCCCAAATGGCAGGTGGACCCCCACCAGATATGAGAGGACCTCCCATGGACATGAGAGGCCCACCCATGGCTGATCAGCGCACCATGATGGGTGACCCCAGAGGTCCCATGATGATGGAATCACGAGGACCCCCCATGGAAACCCGAG GTCGCGACCCGAGGGCAATGGATACTCGAGGTCCAGTGACGGCTCAGAGGGTTCCCATGGCTGCGGGAATGCCGGGTGCCATTCCTCACGGCATGGGTCCTAATGCCCCTCCAGCTGCAAGACCG gaaGCAATGAGTGAGAGTCAGTTCTACCTAACG GGCCCAGGGATTCCTTCTGTTCCTTCATCAGGAGGAGGCTTCAGTCCAGGCCAGAGCCAGGTTTCATCACAGGATCAGGAGAAG gcTGCTCTCATCATGCAGGTTCTGCAGCTGACCCCAGAACAGATCGCCATGTTGCCCCCGGAGCAGCGGCAGAGCATCCTCATCCTCAAAGAGCAGATTCAGAAGACGGCAGGAGCGCCGTGA
- the cstf2 gene encoding cleavage stimulation factor subunit 2 isoform X2: MASVSGVAAAAAAAAAAANRDPAVDRSLRSVFVGNIPYEATEEQLKDIFSEVGLVVSFRLVYDRETGKPKGYGFCEYQDQETALSAMRNLNGREFSGRALRVDNAASEKNKEELKSLGTGSPIIESPYGDTVQPHEAPESISRAVASLPPEQMFELMKQMKLCVQNSPQEARNMLLQNPQLAYALLQAQVVMRIVDPEIALKMLHRQTSVQPLISSGPAGGAPPVNPPPAQANVPPSQSQPLPGMHINGAPQMMQSANMGVVPGAMPVQGPGQGPVPVGQGPVPVGPPGNLQHSPTGASGQAAIERPQGPGGIPPRGLLGDGPNDPRGGTLLSVTGEVIDPNRPYMGAPPQHQAPVHMSQMAGGPPPDMRGPPMDMRGPPMADQRTMMGDPRGPMMMESRGPPMETRGRDPRAMDTRGPVTAQRVPMAAGMPGAIPHGMGPNAPPAARPGPGIPSVPSSGGGFSPGQSQVSSQDQEKAALIMQVLQLTPEQIAMLPPEQRQSILILKEQIQKTAGAP, encoded by the exons ATGGCGAGTGTGTCtggtgtcgctgctgctgcagccgcggctgctgcagccgctAATAGAGACCCAGCCGTTGATCGTTCGCTAAGATCAGTGTTTG TCGGGAATATTCCATATGAAGCCACAGAAGAACAATTGAAAGACATCTTTTCCGAAGTCGGACTTGTTGTCAGCTTCAG GTTGGTATATGACAGAGAGACTGGAAAGCCAAAAGGATATGGCTTCTGTGAATATCAAGACCAGGAGACAGCATTAAGTGCCATGCGAAACCTGAATGGGAGGGAGTTTAGTGGTCGAGCCCTCCGTGTTGACAATGCTGCAagtgagaaaaacaaagaagaactgAAAA GTTTGGGAACTGGAAGCCCTATTATAGAGTCTCCTTATGGTGATACTGTTCAGCCACATGAAGCCCCAGAGTCCATCAGTAGAGCTGTGGCCAGTTTGCCGCCTGAGCAGATGTTTGAACTTATGAAACAGATGAAG CTCTGTGTGCAGAACAGCCCACAAGAGGCGAGAAACATGCTTCTGCAGAACCCTCAGCTGGCCTATGCTCTGCTACAGGCCCAGGTGGTCATGCGAATTGTGGACCCAGAGATCGCCCTG AAAATGCTCCACCGTCAAACTTCGGTCCAGCCTCTGATTTCCAGTGGGCCTGCAGGAGGAGCCCCACCTGTCAATCCACCACCTGCACAGGCCAATGTTCCTCCATCACAGTCACAACCTCTA CCTGGAATGCACATCAACGGGGCTCCCCAAATGATGCAGTCAGCAAACATGGGCGTTGTCCCTGGAGCGATGCCTGTGCAAGGACCTGGTCAAGGACCGGTGCCAGTAGGACAAGGACCAGTACCAGTAGGGCCACCAG GAAACCTTCAGCATTCTCCCACAGGAGCGTCTGGGCAAGCTGCTATCGAGCGGCCTCAAG GACCTGGCGGGATCCCCCCGAGAGGCCTTCTGGGTGAtggtcccaatgatcccaggggAGGAACTCTGCTGTCAGTTACTGGAGAGGTCATTGACCCAAA CCGCCCGTACATGGGGGCCCCACCACAGCACCAGGCGCCTGTACATATGTCCCAAATGGCAGGTGGACCCCCACCAGATATGAGAGGACCTCCCATGGACATGAGAGGCCCACCCATGGCTGATCAGCGCACCATGATGGGTGACCCCAGAGGTCCCATGATGATGGAATCACGAGGACCCCCCATGGAAACCCGAG GTCGCGACCCGAGGGCAATGGATACTCGAGGTCCAGTGACGGCTCAGAGGGTTCCCATGGCTGCGGGAATGCCGGGTGCCATTCCTCACGGCATGGGTCCTAATGCCCCTCCAGCTGCAAGACCG GGCCCAGGGATTCCTTCTGTTCCTTCATCAGGAGGAGGCTTCAGTCCAGGCCAGAGCCAGGTTTCATCACAGGATCAGGAGAAG gcTGCTCTCATCATGCAGGTTCTGCAGCTGACCCCAGAACAGATCGCCATGTTGCCCCCGGAGCAGCGGCAGAGCATCCTCATCCTCAAAGAGCAGATTCAGAAGACGGCAGGAGCGCCGTGA